The Plasmodium brasilianum strain Bolivian I chromosome 14, whole genome shotgun sequence genome contains a region encoding:
- a CDS encoding hydroxyethylthiazole kinase → MNKYNFFTKVRFFSSLTKINNVKDYQDKIIECIEKVKIENPLVHCITNRVTTEKIANSLLAFGASPAMIDNPKEVDEFSQIASCTYFNLGLHTSQVDNINVLEKLRKEKMKENFILIIDPIAVGATQYRTNIINEVITKCKPNVIKGNIAEIFYLDKGEFFGKGVDSNNNTTYNELEIINSARNVALKYNCTVVVTSKSDIIVSSCSKYITKINCDLKILTKITGSGCSVGALCAAATSVLPNNPFIACTTATLIYKLASFKAYKKETNPGSLSCKIIDDIYFYSNNPHFLNFQIMDIYKET, encoded by the coding sequence atgaataagtataatttttttacgaaAGTAAGATTCTTTTCCTCACTGACTAAGATTAACAATGTTAAAGACTACCAAGATAAGATAATTGAATGCATAGAGAAAGTAAAGATAGAAAATCCACTGGTGCATTGTATAACTAATAGAGTAACTACAGAAAAGATAGCAAATAGTTTGCTAGCATTTGGTGCGTCTCCTGCTATGATAGACAACCCAAAAGAAGTAGATGAGTTTTCACAAATAGCCTCTTGTACGTACTTTAACTTAGGTTTACACACAAGTCAAGTAGATAATATAAACgtattagaaaaattaaggaaagaaaagatgaaggaaaattttattttaataatcgATCCAATAGCCGTTGGTGCAACACAGTACAGAACGAATATCATCAATGAGGTTATTACCAAATGCAAACCAAATGTCATTAAAGGAAATATTGctgaaatattttacttagACAAAGGAGAATTTTTTGGAAAAGGAGTagatagtaacaataatacaACGTATAACGAAttagaaataattaataGTGCAAGAAATGTagctttaaaatataattgtacTGTTGTTGTTACATCCAAATCTGATATAATTGTTAGTTCatgttcaaaatatataactaaaattAATTGTGATTTAAAAATTCTGACAAAAATTACCGGTTCAGGTTGTTCAGTTGGTGCTCTTTGTGCTGCTGCAACTTCTGTTTTACCTAATAATCCATTCATAGCATGTACAACAGCAACCCTAATTTATAAACTAGCCTCTTTTAAAGCATACAAGAAAGAAACTAACCCTGGTTCGTTGAGTTGTAAAATTATAGatgatatttatttttattcgaATAATCcgcattttttaaattttcaaataatggATATTTATAAGGAAACTTAA
- a CDS encoding ATP-dependent zinc metalloprotease FTSH 1, giving the protein MSSKYENESFVSTGSDKNCEKEDSNLLQNDEEECVNNRKTKKYSNEKKHKYYDKFFNKKRNKKWNYCIIFFLGICFGFAIWPFFMTIITYKLFYKDNFNNSNFTTSNTSASLKSYGNDKNKKNDNNKISIKDQSQKNTSPHFRPIRFEEIAGIDESKLELLEVVDFIKNRERYQDMGARMPKGVLLVGPPGSGKTMLARAVATEANVPYIYTSGPEFIEIYVGQGAKRIRQLFAHARSVAPSIVFIDEIDAIGGKRSSGSVNGAGQREHDQTLNQLLVEMDGFSNTIHIMVIGATNRIDTLDSALLRPGRFDRIVYVPLPDVNGRKRILEIYVKKIKSNLKAEDIEKIARLTPGFSGADLENVVNEATILATRNKKSLVTINELFEARDKVSMGPERKSLRQSEHQRRITAYHEAGHAIVAYFLQPKTDPIHKATIISRGNALGYVEQIPVDDRHNYFKSQMEAKLAVCMGGRTAEEIVFGKSETSSGASSDISRATEIAYKMVTEWGMSEKLGPLNYKKRMGDGYSSNRLSAQTVSIIEVEVKTLVEKGKSLSEEILRRHRKELDNLAFALLDKETLSGEEIKNIIDPTNSRDYSDKIHLLNKDTKNDTQNNGYIDNDKKDLSHHNENNGWSRIESPEQFRKMDNTGAYEEEKKKKRSWEEKNEASIERKNDQLNTVNESANINVDDQYKNKENSERRNDERKVTTDDVDSNKIEIIKTNAKNSIKRIIKKYSKGSNSKNKKIIKIINEHKYYEADKRMNNEKPENSSNILAPRKVDKDGYTNKPSNGNSHNNNIVKNINEFFKNNFPEEKNNNENFDFVKTKKISYNNFNEVVDTSNIKNVGEMKKFNIFEHNLSKLFLFDIFNSY; this is encoded by the coding sequence ATGAGttcaaaatatgaaaatgaaagCTTTGTATCAACAGGATCAGACAAAAATTGTGAAAAAGAAGATTCtaatttattacaaaatgACGAAGAAGAATGCGTGAATAACaggaaaacgaaaaaatacaGTAATGAAAAGAAGCAcaaatattatgataaattttttaataaaaagagaaataaaaaatggaattactgtatcatattttttctaggCATATGCTTTGGTTTTGCTATATGGCCCTTTTTTATGACTATAATAacgtataaattattttataaagataattttaataattcaaattttaCAACAAGTAACACGTCAGCATCATTAAAATCTTAtggaaatgataaaaataaaaaaaatgataacaaCAAAATATCAATTAAAGATCAGtcacaaaaaaatacatcTCCTCATTTTAGACCCATAAGATTTGAAGAAATTGCAGGAATAGACGAATCAAAATTAGAACTATTAGAAGTAGttgattttataaaaaatagggaAAGATATCAAGATATGGGAGCACGAATGCCTAAAGGTGTATTGCTAGTTGGACCACCAGGGTCAGGAAAAACTATGTTAGCAAGAGCTGTTGCAACAGAAGCCAATgtgccatatatatatacatctgGGCCTGaatttatagaaatatatgtagGACAAGGAGCAAAAAGAATAAGACAATTATTTGCGCACGCAAGATCAGTAGCTCCATCGATTGTTTTTATTGATGAAATTGACGCTATAGGGGGAAAGAGAAGTTCAGGATCAGTAAATGGTGCAGGTCAAAGAGAACATGATCAAACATTAAATCAATTATTAGTTGAAATGGATGGATTTAGTAATACTATACATATTATGGTAATAGGTGCAACAAATAGAATTGATACTTTAGATAGTGCTTTACTTAGACCAGGTAGATTTGATAGGATTGTGTACGTTCCATTACCAGATGTAAATGGTAGAAAAAGAATTCTTGagatttatgtaaaaaaaataaaaagtaatttaaaaGCAGaagatattgaaaaaatagcTAGATTAACTCCTGGTTTTTCTGGAGCTGATTTAGAGAATGTAGTGAATGAAGCTACCATATTAGCtacaagaaataaaaaaagccTAGTTACAATAAACGAATTGTTTGAAGCTAGGGATAAAGTTTCAATGGGTCCTGAAAGAAAATCATTAAGACAATCAGAACACCAGAGAAGAATTACTGCTTATCATGAGGCTGGTCATGCAATTGTTGCTTACTTTCTTCAACCTAAAACGGATCCTATTCATAAAGCTACTATCATTTCAAGGGGGAATGCTCTTGGATATGTAGAACAAATACCAGTTGATGATagacataattattttaaaagtcAAATGGAAGCAAAACTAGCTGTCTGCATGGGTGGACGAACAGCAGAAGAAATTGTTTTTGGAAAATCCGAAACAAGTAGTGGTGCATCTAGTGATATCTCAAGAGCAACTGAAATTGCTTACAAAATGGTAACCGAGTGGGGGATGTCTGAAAAATTAGGACCgctaaattataaaaaaagaatgggAGATGGTTATTCTTCAAATAGATTATCAGCTCAAACTGTTTCTATTATTGAAGTAGAAGTAAAAACATTAGTTGAAAAGGGGAAAAGCTTGTCAgaagaaattttaagaaGACATAGAAAAGAATTGGATAATCTAGCTTTTGCGTTATTAGACAAAGAAACCTTATCAGGagaggaaataaaaaatattatcgaCCCAACTAATTCAAGGGATTATTCAGATAAAATAcatcttttaaataaagataCAAAAAACGATACACAGAACAATGGTTATAttgataatgataaaaaggaTTTATCACATCATAATGAGAACAATGGCTGGAGCCGGATAGAATCACCTGAACAATTCAGGAAAATGGATAATACTGGTGCATatgaagaagagaaaaaaaaaaaaaggagttgggaggaaaaaaatgaagcatCTATAGAAAGAAAGAATGATCAGTTAAATACGGTTAATGAATCcgcaaatataaatgtagatGACCAATACAAAAATAAGGAGAATAGCGAAAGAAGGAATGATGAACGTAAAGTCACTACTGATGATGTTGATAGTAACAAAATAGAAATCATAAAGACGAATGCAAAAAATAGCATTAAAcggataataaaaaaatattctaagGGATCGaatagcaaaaataaaaaaattataaaaataataaatgaacataaatattatgaagcTGATAAAAGGatgaataatgaaaaacCTGAAAATAGTAGCAACATATTAGCACCAAGGAAGGTAGACAAAGACGGATATACAAATAAACCATCAAACGGCAATAGccataataacaatatagtaaaaaatattaacgaattttttaagaataattttccagaagagaaaaataataatgaaaattttgattttgtaaaaacaaaaaaaatatcttatAATAACTTTAATGAAGTAGTGGATACATcgaacataaaaaatgttggagaaatgaaaaaatttaacatttttgaaCACAATTTAAGTAAATTATTTCTGTTCGATATTTTTAACAGTTATTAA